One window of the Triticum dicoccoides isolate Atlit2015 ecotype Zavitan chromosome 3B, WEW_v2.0, whole genome shotgun sequence genome contains the following:
- the LOC119278361 gene encoding mitochondrial thiamine diphosphate carrier 2 isoform X2, translated as MSMDLPSTLDLCKQLKIFCERKGFWRGNVPALFMYMPYTAIQFTVLHKLKTFASGSSRTEDHLHLSPYLSYVSGAIAGSAATVGSYPFDLLRTILASQGEPKVYPNMRSALVDIVQTRGVRGLYAGLTPTLVEIIPYAGLQFGSYDTFKRSMMSWNRYRYGIEEDDSASSFQLFLCGFAAGTFSKAACHPLDVVKKRFQIEGLKRHPRYGARIESSTYKGMYHALTEIVVKEGFGGLYKGLFPSVVKSAPAGAVTFVAYEYISDWIGAKAGVE; from the exons ATGTCTATGGACCTTCCAAGTACACTGGACTTATGCAAGCAACTAAAGATATTCTGCGAGAGGAAG GGATTCTGGAGAGGAAATGTTCCAGCCTTGTTTATGTATATGCCGTATACTGCTATACAATTCACAGTTCTACACAAGCTAAAAACATTTGCATCAGGTTCATCGAGAACAG AGGATCATCTGCACTTAAGTCCTTACTTATCTTACGTAAGTGGGGCTATCGCAGGAAGTGCAGCAACTGTAGGGTCATATCCATTTGACCTTCTCAGAACTATTCTTGCCTCACAGGGTGAACCGAAG GTTTACCCCAATATGCGGTCTGCACTTGTTGATATAGTTCAAACTCGTGGTGTTCGAGGGCTGTATGCTGGTTTAACTCCAACTCTTGTTGAAATTATACCATATGCTGGCTTGCAGTTTGGTTCATACGACACTTTCAAACGTTCAATGATG TCATGGAATAGATACAGATATGGAATTGAGGAGGATGACTCGGCATCAAGCTTCCAGCTATTTCTTTGTGGATTCGCAGCTGGAACATTTTCAAAAGCTGCATGTCACCCacttgatgttgttaagaagagatTCCAG ATTGAAGGATTAAAACGTCATCCTAGGTATGGGGCGCGGATTGAGAGCAGCACATACAAGGGCATGTACCATGCCCTAACAGAGATAGTTGTTAAGGAGGGGTTTGGAGGCCTCTATAAAGGGCTTTTCCCATCGGTGGTGAAATCGGCTCCTGCTGGTGCAGTGACATTTGTGGCCTACGAATACATCTCGGACTG GATAGGGGCCAAGGCCGGAGTTGAGTGA
- the LOC119278361 gene encoding mitochondrial thiamine diphosphate carrier 2 isoform X1, producing MGAGAGAAEEPSQTRRALVDTLAGAISGGISRTVTSPLDVIKIRFQVQLEPTAKWGVLRRDVYGPSKYTGLMQATKDILREEGLPGFWRGNVPALFMYMPYTAIQFTVLHKLKTFASGSSRTEDHLHLSPYLSYVSGAIAGSAATVGSYPFDLLRTILASQGEPKVYPNMRSALVDIVQTRGVRGLYAGLTPTLVEIIPYAGLQFGSYDTFKRSMMSWNRYRYGIEEDDSASSFQLFLCGFAAGTFSKAACHPLDVVKKRFQIEGLKRHPRYGARIESSTYKGMYHALTEIVVKEGFGGLYKGLFPSVVKSAPAGAVTFVAYEYISDWIGAKAGVE from the exons atgggcgcgggcgcgggcgcggcggAGGAGCCGTCGCAGACGCGGCGGGCGCTGGTCGACACGCTCGCGGGCGCCATCTCCGGGGGCATCTCCCGCACCGTCACCTCCCCCCTCGACGTCATCAAAATCCGGTTCCag GTTCAATTAGAGCCGACGGCAAAATGGGGTGTACTTCGGAGGGATGTCTATGGACCTTCCAAGTACACTGGACTTATGCAAGCAACTAAAGATATTCTGCGAGAGGAAGGTTTGCCG GGATTCTGGAGAGGAAATGTTCCAGCCTTGTTTATGTATATGCCGTATACTGCTATACAATTCACAGTTCTACACAAGCTAAAAACATTTGCATCAGGTTCATCGAGAACAG AGGATCATCTGCACTTAAGTCCTTACTTATCTTACGTAAGTGGGGCTATCGCAGGAAGTGCAGCAACTGTAGGGTCATATCCATTTGACCTTCTCAGAACTATTCTTGCCTCACAGGGTGAACCGAAG GTTTACCCCAATATGCGGTCTGCACTTGTTGATATAGTTCAAACTCGTGGTGTTCGAGGGCTGTATGCTGGTTTAACTCCAACTCTTGTTGAAATTATACCATATGCTGGCTTGCAGTTTGGTTCATACGACACTTTCAAACGTTCAATGATG TCATGGAATAGATACAGATATGGAATTGAGGAGGATGACTCGGCATCAAGCTTCCAGCTATTTCTTTGTGGATTCGCAGCTGGAACATTTTCAAAAGCTGCATGTCACCCacttgatgttgttaagaagagatTCCAG ATTGAAGGATTAAAACGTCATCCTAGGTATGGGGCGCGGATTGAGAGCAGCACATACAAGGGCATGTACCATGCCCTAACAGAGATAGTTGTTAAGGAGGGGTTTGGAGGCCTCTATAAAGGGCTTTTCCCATCGGTGGTGAAATCGGCTCCTGCTGGTGCAGTGACATTTGTGGCCTACGAATACATCTCGGACTG GATAGGGGCCAAGGCCGGAGTTGAGTGA
- the LOC119278360 gene encoding protein SRC2-like: MAQRALELTLISGKDLKDVNLFSAMEVYAVVSLSGDPRSRQRVATDRSGGRNPTWNATVRFTVPASAAGSVHVLLRAERALGDRDVGEVHIPLSELLSGAPDGPVPVKFVAYQVRKIGSGKPQGVLNFSYKLGEVTQGQAGGAYGGAQAAYAQPPPAAAYPPQGAYPPAGKADAYGAPSAYPPQSAYPQAAKADGAATAGAYPPPSGYPPAGKTGEPSTAYPAPAGYPPAGPSGKPAKAGEPVTAYPAAAAGPSTGAPYGAPPPQYGYGYPPQQPTGYGYPPPPPQGGYGGYGYPPQQPAGYGYQQQAVKPPKKSGMGMGLGAGLLGGALGGLLIGDMISDSAGGYDAGYDAGFDDGGGFDF, translated from the coding sequence atgGCGCAGAGGGCGCTGGAGCTGACCCTGATATCGGGCAAGGACCTCAAGGACGTGAACCTCTTCTCGGCCATGGAGGTGTACGCGGTCGTCTCGCTCTCCGGCGACCCGCGCTCCCGCCAGCGCGTCGCCACCGaccgctccggcggccgcaacccgaCCTGGAACGCCACGGTCCGGTTCACCGTCCCCGCCAGCGCCGCGGGGTCCGTCCACGTGCTGCTCCGCGCCGAGCGCGCCCTCGGCGACCGCGACGTCGGCGAGGTCCACATCCCGCTCTCCGAGCTGCTCTCCGGCGCCCCGGATGGCCCTGTGCCCGTCAAGTTCGTCGCCTACCAGGTCCGCAAGATCGGGTCCGGGAAGCCCCAGGGGGTGCTCAACTTCTCGTACAAGCTCGGCGAGGTGACACAGGGCCAGGCCGGTGGCGCCTACGGTGGTGCGCAGGCCGCGTACGCCCAGCCTCCCCCGgccgccgcctacccgccgcaGGGCGCGTATCCCCCGGCCGGCAAGGCTGACGCCTACGGGGCTCCGTCCGCGTACCCGCCGCAGTCCGCGTACCCGCAGGCTGCGAAGGCCGACGGAGCAGCAACCGCTGGTGCCTACCCACCTCCCTCCGGCTACCCACCTGCCGGAAAGACAGGCGAGCCATCCACCGCCTACCCCGCACCCGCCGGCTACCCACCCGCTGGTCCGTCAGGAAAGCCAGCGAAGGCAGGCGAGCCAGTGACGGCCTACCCAGCGGCCGCCGCGGGACCCAGCACCGGCGCTCCCTACGGCGCCCCGCCCCCGCAGTACGGCTACGGGTACCCACCGCAGCAGCCGACCGGGTACGGCTACCCGCCCCCGCCGCCGCAAGGAGGGTACGGCGGCTACGGCTACCCGCCGCAGCAGCCGGCCGGGTATGGGTACCAGCAGCAGGCCGTGAAGCCGCCGAAGAAGAGCGGCATGGGGATGGGCCTGGGCGCGGGGCTCCTCGGAGGCGCGCTCGGCGGGCTCCTCATCGGCGACATGATCTCCGACTCCGCCGGAGGGTATGACGCCGGCTACGACGCCGGGTTCGACGACGGCGGTGGCTTCGATTTCTAG